A single region of the Nicotiana sylvestris chromosome 6, ASM39365v2, whole genome shotgun sequence genome encodes:
- the LOC104238669 gene encoding CBL-interacting serine/threonine-protein kinase 24 isoform X1, giving the protein MKKVKRKLGKYELGRTIGEGTFAKVKFAQNTETGENVAVKILAKSTILKHRMVEQIKREISIMKIVRHPCIVRLHEVLASQTKIYIIQEFVTGGELFDKIVLQGRISDDEARRYFQQLIDAVAHCHSKGVYHRDLKPENLLLDCQGNLKVSDFGLSALPQQGVELLHTTCGTPNYVAPEVLSNRGYDGAAADVWSCGVVLYVLMAGYLPFDEADLHTLYTKINAAEFSCPFWFSLGATSLIRKIIDPNPRTRIKIEGIRRDPWFRKNYVPVRAKADEVVNLDDVRAVFDDIEDAFVSEKSENSDSGPLVMNAFEMITLSQGLNLSALFDRRQDYVKRQTRFVSRQPAKVIITTIEAAAESLGLKVHTRNYKTRIEGVTANKAGQFAVVMEVFQVAPSLFMVDARKAAGDTLEYHKFYKTFCTKIDDIIWKPKDGMSKAALLRTMTR; this is encoded by the exons ATGAAGAAAGTGAAGAGGAAGCTTGGGAAGTATGAGCTTGGTAGAACTATTGGGGAAGGCACTTTTGCCAAAGTTAAGTTTGCACAAAATACCGAGACGGGGGAGAATGTTGCCGTTAAAATCTTGGCGAAAAGCACCATTCTTAAGCACAGAATGGTTGAGCAG ATCAAGAGAGAGATATCTATAATGAAGATTGTTAGACATCCTTGCATAGTTCGGCTTCAcgag GTTTTAGCTAGCCAGACAAAAATATATATCATTCAGGAGTTTGTCACTGGAGGAGAGCTTTTTGATAAAATT GTTCTTCAAGGTAGGATTTCTGATGATGAAGCGAGGCGGTACTTTCAACAACTCATAGATGCAGTTGCTCATTGTCACAGTAAGGGTGTTTATCACCGAGATCTGAAG ccTGAAAATTTGCTTCTTGATTGCCAAGGGAACTTAAAAGTTTCTGACTTTGGGCTTAGTGCATTGCCTCAACAA GGTGTCGAGCTCCTCCATACCACTTGTGGGACTCCAAATTATGTTGCACCTGAG GTGTTAAGTAACCGAGGTTATGATGGTGCCGCTGCTGATGTGTGGTCATGCGGTGTCGTTCTTTATGTTCTGATGGCAGGATATCTTCCATTTGATGAGGCAGACCTTCATACCTTGTATACAAAG ATCAATGCTGCTGAATTTTCCTGtccattttggttttctcttggTGCAACATCATTGATTCGAAAAATTATTGATCCAAATCCTCGAACA CGGATCAAGATTGAAGGGATAAGACGAGACCCTTGGTTCCGGAAAAACTACGTGCCTGTTAGAGCCAAGGCAGATGAAGTAGTGAATCTTGATGATGTCCGTGCTGTGTTCGATGACATTGAG GATGCATTTGTAAGTGAAAAATCTGAAAATAGTGACAGTGGCCCCTTGGTAATGAATGCATTTGAGATGATAACACTATCGCAGGGATTGAATCTATCTGCCTTGTTTGACAGGCGTCAG gatTATGTTAAGCGTCAAACTCGATTTGTTTCCCGCCAACCTGCTAAAGTCATCATTACAACGATTGAAGCAGCAGCAGAGTCGTTGGGTCTTAAGGTCCACACACGCAATTACAAG ACAAGAATTGAGGGGGTAACGGCAAATAAGGCTGGTCAATTTGCTGTTGTGATGGAG GTTTTCCAAGTAGCGCCCTCCCTTTTCATGGTTGATGCTAGAAAAGCTGCTGGGGACACCCTTGAATATCACAAG TTCTACAAAACCTTCTGTACGAAAATTGACGACATCATTTGGAAACCAAAGGATGGCATGTCAAAAGCTGCTCTGCTTAGAACAATGACTCGCTGA
- the LOC104238669 gene encoding CBL-interacting serine/threonine-protein kinase 24 isoform X2: MTFSMIKREISIMKIVRHPCIVRLHEVLASQTKIYIIQEFVTGGELFDKIVLQGRISDDEARRYFQQLIDAVAHCHSKGVYHRDLKPENLLLDCQGNLKVSDFGLSALPQQGVELLHTTCGTPNYVAPEVLSNRGYDGAAADVWSCGVVLYVLMAGYLPFDEADLHTLYTKINAAEFSCPFWFSLGATSLIRKIIDPNPRTRIKIEGIRRDPWFRKNYVPVRAKADEVVNLDDVRAVFDDIEDAFVSEKSENSDSGPLVMNAFEMITLSQGLNLSALFDRRQDYVKRQTRFVSRQPAKVIITTIEAAAESLGLKVHTRNYKTRIEGVTANKAGQFAVVMEVFQVAPSLFMVDARKAAGDTLEYHKFYKTFCTKIDDIIWKPKDGMSKAALLRTMTR, translated from the exons ATGACATTTTCCATG ATCAAGAGAGAGATATCTATAATGAAGATTGTTAGACATCCTTGCATAGTTCGGCTTCAcgag GTTTTAGCTAGCCAGACAAAAATATATATCATTCAGGAGTTTGTCACTGGAGGAGAGCTTTTTGATAAAATT GTTCTTCAAGGTAGGATTTCTGATGATGAAGCGAGGCGGTACTTTCAACAACTCATAGATGCAGTTGCTCATTGTCACAGTAAGGGTGTTTATCACCGAGATCTGAAG ccTGAAAATTTGCTTCTTGATTGCCAAGGGAACTTAAAAGTTTCTGACTTTGGGCTTAGTGCATTGCCTCAACAA GGTGTCGAGCTCCTCCATACCACTTGTGGGACTCCAAATTATGTTGCACCTGAG GTGTTAAGTAACCGAGGTTATGATGGTGCCGCTGCTGATGTGTGGTCATGCGGTGTCGTTCTTTATGTTCTGATGGCAGGATATCTTCCATTTGATGAGGCAGACCTTCATACCTTGTATACAAAG ATCAATGCTGCTGAATTTTCCTGtccattttggttttctcttggTGCAACATCATTGATTCGAAAAATTATTGATCCAAATCCTCGAACA CGGATCAAGATTGAAGGGATAAGACGAGACCCTTGGTTCCGGAAAAACTACGTGCCTGTTAGAGCCAAGGCAGATGAAGTAGTGAATCTTGATGATGTCCGTGCTGTGTTCGATGACATTGAG GATGCATTTGTAAGTGAAAAATCTGAAAATAGTGACAGTGGCCCCTTGGTAATGAATGCATTTGAGATGATAACACTATCGCAGGGATTGAATCTATCTGCCTTGTTTGACAGGCGTCAG gatTATGTTAAGCGTCAAACTCGATTTGTTTCCCGCCAACCTGCTAAAGTCATCATTACAACGATTGAAGCAGCAGCAGAGTCGTTGGGTCTTAAGGTCCACACACGCAATTACAAG ACAAGAATTGAGGGGGTAACGGCAAATAAGGCTGGTCAATTTGCTGTTGTGATGGAG GTTTTCCAAGTAGCGCCCTCCCTTTTCATGGTTGATGCTAGAAAAGCTGCTGGGGACACCCTTGAATATCACAAG TTCTACAAAACCTTCTGTACGAAAATTGACGACATCATTTGGAAACCAAAGGATGGCATGTCAAAAGCTGCTCTGCTTAGAACAATGACTCGCTGA
- the LOC104238668 gene encoding EIN3-binding F-box protein 2-like, with protein sequence MPTLVNHSGDDEFYSGGPFCSAEVYCPPRKRVRISSPFVVEDRSKDPSLEILPDECLFEILRRLSGGRERSAAACVSKHWLMLLSSVRTSEICRSKSHNNLSSVEEVKGNSNDTTMISKDEDLEVECDGYLTRCVEGKKATDVRLAAIAVGTSSRGGLGKLSVCGSNAVRGITNVGLSAIAHGCPSLRVLSLWNVPSIGDEGLFAIARECNSLEKLDLSQCPSISNKGLVAIAENCPSLTSLTIESCANIGNEGLQAIGRCCTKLQSLTIKDCPLVGDQGVASLLSSGATMLTKVKLHGLNITDFSLAVIGHYGKMIANLNLSSLRNVSQKGFWVMGNAQGLQSLVSLTITLCRGATDVGLEAVGKGCLNLKHMCIRKCCFISDGGLVAFAKAAGSLESVHLEECNRITQTGILNVVSNCRKLKSLSLVKCMGIKDLALQTSLLSPCESLRSLSIRSCPGFGSTSLAMVGKLCPKLHQLDLSGLCGITDAGLLPLLESCEAGLVKVNLSDCLNLTDRVVLSLARLHGETLELLNLDGCRKVTDASLVAIADNCPLLNDLDVSTCAITDSGVAALSCGVQANLQVLSLSGCSMVSNKSVPSLKKLGENLLGLNLQHCSVSCSAVELLVEDLWRCDILS encoded by the exons ATGCCTACTCTTGTTAATCACAGTG GTGATGATGAGTTCTATTCTGGTGGACCATTTTGTTCTGCCGAAGTTTACTGCCCTCCTAGGAAGAGGGTGCGCATTAGTAGCCCGTTTGTTGTTGAAGACCGGTCAAAGGATCCATCTCTTGAAATTCTTCCTGATGAATGCCTATTCGAGATCCTTAGAAGATTGTCTGGTGGCCGTGAAAGGAGTGCAGCGGCTTGTGTTTCTAAGCATTGGCTTATGTTGTTGAGTAGCGTGCGGACCTCCGAAATTTGCAGGAGCAAGAGCCATAACAATCTGTCAAGTGTAGAGGAAGTAAAGGGGAATTCAAATGATACAACAATGATCTCTAAAGATGAAGATCTTGAAGTAGAATGTGATGGATACCTTACTAGGTGTGTGGAAGGGAAGAAAGCTACTGATGTTAGACTTGCTGCGATTGCAGTTGGAACTTCTAGCCGTGGGGGGCTAGGAAAGCTTTCTGTCTGTGGGAGTAACGCTGTTCGTGGTATTACTAATGTTGGTCTATCTGCAATTGCACATGGTTGCCCTTCTCTTAGGGTCCTATCGTTGTGGAATGTTCCTTCTATTGGAGATGAAGGTCTCTTTGCGATTGCAAGAGAATGCAATTCATTAGAAAAGTTGGATCTAAGCCAATGCCCTTCAATTTCCAACAAGGGACTTGTTGCAATAGCAGAGAATTGCCCGAGCTTGACTTCTTTGACAATTGAATCTTGTGCGAATATCGGAAATGAGGGATTACAAGCTATTGGAAGATGTTGCACCAAATTACAGTCTCTTACCATTAAGGACTGCCCTCTTGTTGGGGATCAGGGAGTCGCTAGTCTTCTGTCATCGGGTGCTACAATGTTGACAAAAGTGAAACTACATGGTCTAAACATCACGGATTTCTCGCTTGCTGTTATTGGTCACTATGGCAAGATGATTGCCAATCTTAATCTTAGTTCACTCCGAAATGTGAGTCAGAAGGGATTTTGGGTCATGGGTAATGCTCAGGGTCTCCAGTCTCTGGTTTCTTTGACGATCACCTTATGCAGGGGAGCCACAGATGTTGGTCTTGAAGCTGTGGGAAAGGGATGCCTGAATCTGAAACATATGTGCATTCGCAAGTGTTGCTTTATTTCTGACGGTGGACTGGTTGCTTTCGCCAAAGCTGCTGGATCTCTTGAGAGTGTACACTTGGAGGAGTGCAACAGGATTACCCAAACGGGTATCCTTAACGTGGTTTCCAACTGCAGGAAATTAAAGTCTCTTTCCCTAGTGAAGTGCATGGGAATCAAGGATCTAGCTCTACAAACTTCCTTGTTGTCTCCATGTGAATCTCTTCGGTCCTTGTCTATCCGAAGCTGTCCAGGATTCGGGAGTACTAGCTTAGCTATGGTTGGTAAGCTCTGCCCCAAGCTGCATCAATTAGATCTTAGTGGGCTTTGTGGAATAACGGATGCTGGTCTCCTCCCGCTGTTGGAGAGCTGTGAAGCAGGACTTGTTAAGGTGAATCTTAGCGACTGCCTGAACTTGACAGATCGAGTGGTTCTCTCATTGGCTAGGCTACATGGTGAGACCCTGGAATTGCTGAATCTTGATGGATGCAGGAAGGTTACCGATGCAAGTTTGGTGGCAATTGCGGATAATTGCCCATTACTTAATGATCTTGATGTTTCTACGTGTGCAATAACTGATTCTGGTGTTGCTGCTTTATCCTGTGGAGTGCAAGCTAATTTGCAGGTCCTTTCCTTATCAGGTTGCTCGATGGTATCAAACAAGAGCGTTCCTTCTCTTAAAAAGTTGGGGGAGAATCTACTTGGTTTGAATCTCCAACATTGCTCCGTTAGTTGCAGCGCAGTTGAGCTTCTTGTGGAGGATTTGTGGAGATGTGATATTCTCTCCTAA